Sequence from the Sander lucioperca isolate FBNREF2018 chromosome 16, SLUC_FBN_1.2, whole genome shotgun sequence genome:
GCTTTAAATAAGCTGGCCGCCTGGAGGTTCGGGTTTGGTAGTTGGGGCTTGGGACCAGCGGCCACCACTGCTGCTACAACCTTCATCAGGAGAGTCTCCTCCGTATACTCATCATCCACATCAGCCTCATCCTGGTCATCGTTGTTCTGGGCAGCCAAGATGCCTCGTGTGGACTCAGACCTCAAGCTGGACTTTAAGGATGTCCTCTTCAGACCCAAGAGGAGCAGCCTGAAGAGTCGCTCAGAGGTTGGTGCTGCTAGTTATTTGTACTCTGATAATGTAATCCAAATATTAAAGCTACAGTTTGATTACTATCTGACCAGGATATTTCTCAGGAGCTGTGCAATCGGTATACTGCTGCATTTAGGAAGTATACTTATGATTACGCCTCTATGGTGGGTGACGCAATATAGATATGTTAATTATTTATACATGGGGGAGGATGGTAGGTGGGGGGGCCTTTTAACCCTTTTTGCAGCACTCATATCATCATGAATAAGGATGagaatttgaaaacatttatttacagagcagcagcagcaattaCATTAATTATCCCAATAACCCTGAGAGGATGTCTCACTAAAGCTCTCAAAAAGTCACTGTAATTGTAGACGTGTGCGTCTCTttgttgtcttgtcttgtgtAAGCCAGTAGGTGTACAATGTCTTTGTAGTTCGGTGAGCAAAAAAGCTACCTTGACTGAGCATGTAACAGTGGAGTGACCTTCTTAAAGGTGACAGAAAACAAGGCTAGCTTGCCTGTGCCAGACAGAGGCTAAACAATAACTGTCTACAAGCATGTAGCTATGTGGTTATAACAGTTAACAGGGTATCAAGCACCCACTGATTTGGCTCTCTGGGACAAAACAACCCTCTCCTAGTTGTTGTTTATTCACAACTTCCTAAATTTATGTGTCACTGGATCAGGGACTGGTACTGACCCAAGATCACAATGCTGGTGGGGTGGCACTAGATCTGGGTTGGAAGGTGGAAGTGGGTAGGAGTTGGCTTCTGAGGGGTGGCAAGCAACATGAGACACAGGAGACTTCTCAGAAAACCTGTTTAAAAATAGTACTGTGGGTTACAGCCAACCAGAGCACAGTATGCACCACAGAGGTATCAGGaaaactatataaatatatatatatatatatatatatatatatatatatatatatatatatatatatatatatatatatataggcacAGAGAATACCCAGAACTTGAGCATGCACTGATGTGTACTGAGTGTATAAAAGCCAATTCTATATTTTTTCACAATGTCTCACCTCATTCTTAACATTTCATCAAATGCTCTTTACTTCTAAATAATGAAGAAAACTtctaaataaaattatttcaGATGACAAAAGTCTACACAAGATGACTTCATTGCAGCATACTAATATATGGGGGTAGTGCAGTGGATGTGACACATGCCtatggtgtgggagatctgggttcaattcccactgcaatacgTCAGCTaacgtgtccctgagcaagacacttaacccttagttgctccagaggacATCTCCTCTGATATAGCAATTGTATGTTGCTTTGGATCAAAGCGCCAGCTAAATAACATGTAATATACTGCAGCCAAATCTAATGGCCCATGCACCCTGAAAGCATCCATCTGACTGCTCATTTGAATTTTTGCTGCAGGAGCAGAAATCCACCAGACATCCACCAAGTTGTTTAGAGAAGGGAGGGTAAATGTACATTATGGAAGATGAACTGCACCAATAACAAGAGACCAAGATGGTCAGTAATCAAGCACTGATGCACCACCACCAAGCAGAAATGTGTCCCTTCAATTCTGGAcatcaactttttttgcaaatcCTGGTGTGAATTTGCACTGCACTGTGGGAGTTTACAAAAACACCTGCCACACGCCAATAAATAAAAGATGACAgtcaatgtactgtatttaaatCCTTTTAATTGTATGGCTGCAAATGCATCTGGTATCTGCTTAGCCAGATGCTTTGAGATTCTTACCACATAACTTTTCTATATAAAAAAATTCATTAGTGTATTTAACATTTTATGAACTTTAAAATCACATCCAGGGAAATTTGTGATTTAATGCAAAAAGGATACATAGATTTTATCAACAAGTACATGGATATATCCAGAGATAACAAAAATGGCATTGCATAAATCCTGAGGATTTTTCCGGATCCTGAAATAGTGAGGCAATTGGATCCATGTGTCATACTTTGTCATAATTCAGTGGCAACTAAACTGGAAAATCCTGCTGACTCAGTGTGCTGTATTGAAAGAAGAGGCCTGTATTGATTTGCTGCACAACCGGGCGCTCCTCCCTTCTTATCCGTACTCCTTTCACCACTTTCCTCTTTCTCCCACCATTATGAGTTATAGCCTTATTTTTGCTGTGTCTCTGAAAATGATTCAACCGTGAAGGTTATGGCACACTTTGTGCTGTTAGCCTACTTCCACAGCTGAAGTAGTTTTTGCATAATACATGCCTTGGCACTACTCAACAAAAGCATTCAGCACTGTGAAactgttgaagaaaaaaaagaaaatgtaatgagTTTAAAGGCCTAAACTCTGTTTTGAACACTTGCGTTTCACTTTCCattctaaaactctttataacAATCTATCTAACCTTCCACGTAGCAAATATGTGTTATAATAacttaaaatattatataagtCCTGGACATGTTAATACAATATACTTTCTATAAATTACTTCTACAACAAGACTATTTAACTTTCTCTAAGCAGACACTGTGGCAAAAGGTGCCATTTACAAGATACAGTACTGGCGAATGCTAAAACGTAGCATGACAGTAATTTCCATTTCCATAAGCACAATGTATCTTAAGTTTGCGAATATAAGCCAgcattagccaccataagctagTGGTCATACTAGGCCAAGTAGCAGCAAAACCCCTGAACATATTAAATTGAGCAAAGGTGCGTTTTATTTCTTATACATTAAAattttatgaaaagaaaaatgtgttacTTCTTCTTTGTGACTGACTTTAAAAGGAACATATGCATATGCGTAAACTCCACTCATACTGAGTAACTAACAGGTGATGTTAACTCATTGGAATATGATTTATGTATAGCAGATCTTTTTTGAAAGGAATCAAAGCTATGACTTGCATCATCAATACAGATATACTTCCTGTAAAGGGAGCAGTTGGTGTGTCCCACTGGGCCCTGCTTGTTTCATGTAGCTTATCACATTACATCAGCACCGGCTAAGCTAACCACTGAATCTAAATGATTCAGTGCATCCCCATTAAGACTCAGAACATGAGCTGCTCCCATTTTCTGCAGTGTCAGCTTTAGAGAAAGAAATTATTTATCCGTCGCCTTGAACACTTCCCTAGTAAGCTATGACTAATATCCATGAAACAAGTCTCCACAATTAGCCTACTCATGTCTCTTCCCCCTCAGGTGGACCTTCAGAGGACCTTCACATTCCGCAACTCCAAACAAACATACACTGGCATCCCCATCATCGCTGCCAACATGGACACCACAGGAACATTTGAGATGGCACAGGTCCTCAGCAAAGTGAGTTAACTCTTAACACAACTGAATggatggaaaataaataaaagcatcaTTCCTCTTTGTGTGGGCCTGCCAAGATCTCTATGCGTCATTCCCCTGAGCTTTCAAGATAGAATAAGGAAACATAAACAAGGATAGTGTGCCATGTAGCCATGGGAAAAACAGGAATTAGCATCCTTGTCCTATTAGACATTGGCCAGCTTGTGGGATGCTGCGGTTTTCTTTACTAACAGCTAAATCAACATGTCTGTAATTTTATGTCAAAAGTTATGAACTGCTTGTTTTACTGCATAGCctgacatttttgttattttcttgtATGCAAATTAAATGGCCAGAAGAAAACAATTTGAGATTGGAAACCAAGAGGACTTATATTACAAATACAGAGACAAAAATGAGAATGGGAATGTCTagatttgttaaattatttctGTATTCCCTCTCTTGTTGTCTCTTTCTTTCAATCTCTTTAGCACACCCTCTTCACAGCCATCCATAAACACTATTCTGTAGAGGACTGGAAGAATTTTGCTGCTAATCATCCAGAATGCTTAGAGGTAATATCACCAATGTTGggccttttaaaaaatgttgttcTTTATTAGCAACAGGAATATAGTTACACACATATTCATAAGCGTCTACTCCTAAAAGGCGATTGTGGCTTTATCCCCAGCATGTAGCCGCTAGCTCAGGCAGTGGCGTTGCAGATCTTGAGAAGCTGTGTGCCATCTTGGAAGCCGTCCCCGCCCTCAAGTACATCTGTCTGGATGTGGCCAACGGCTACTCTGAGTACTTTGTGGAGTTTGTCAAGACGGTCAGAGAAAAGTTTCCCAAACACACCATCATGGTAAGAGAGTTCGCCACCTTGGCTGGCAGTTATGGGACAAACTGTAAGATTGTGTCTTGTGGATAATGCTTTCTGGCTTCGCAGGCTGGCAATGTGGTAACAGGGGAGATGGTGGAAGAGCTCATCCTCTCCGGTGCTGACATCATCAAAGTGGGCATCGGGCCAGGTGGGTGGGTATGACTGTCTGATTGTGTCTGCAAACAGTCTGAGTGTGTGCTCTCTCTAAATCAACACAAAACTGTACGGGCCTCACATATACAAATACAGACACAACTGAGACGGGCAggtacgcaaacacacacacaggccttaAACAGCAAGGTTTGACTTGTAGTAGTTTGTACTAGACTCAAAGTGTCTCTTACTGTACAGTGCTTGATTTGAGTTACCACTCATAGGTTGTTGTTAAAAGAGTAAAATATGGTTTTATTACCAGTAGACTCATCTTGGTTAATGCAACAGAACTGTTTGTTGCAaaacattataaaaataaaactttaacGAGAAGAAAGAGCTTTATTGTCACTTATTTTACTTTGTTAAGTTTGCTAAACCTCCTCAGGGCCTGGTATTTAGATGCCTATATTAAATAGCTTGTTCCACATGAAGTAGACAGTCTCTTAGATCATCTGTCTTCAGTTCTGAAAGACAACAGGTTCCTGTAGCTATGCAGCAGCAATTAAACACCGACAGGGATGGTTACATAAACATGGACTTCTCTAATGTGTGCATTGTGAACTGTGTGTTGCAGGGTCTGTGTGCACAACTAGGATCAAGACAGGAGTGGGCTACCCACAGCTCAGTGCTGTAATAGAGTGTGCAGACTCAGCCCATGGACTTAAAGGACACATTATCTCTGTAAGTCCCACATCATGGTTCAAACAAATAATGGGGCAGCCAGAGTTACCGAAGtttacagtatactgtacttGTCAAAGCTTTCTTATACTGCTGGTGGGCAGGCGTTCCTCTCTCAGTTGCTCTCTTGTGGAATGGAAGCCACACAGGGTTTGGTGGGCATCAAtccaacaaaaatgtaattaactAAGGTCAAGATAGGCaaaaggcaaagctctcaatctaccggtcagttttcgttcctaccctcacctatggtcatgaccgaaagaacgagatccagggtacaagcggccgaaatgggtttcctcaggagggtggctggcgtctcccttagagatagggtgagaagctcagtcatccgtgaggagctcggagtagagccgctggtccttcgcgtcgaaaggagccagttgaggtggttcgggcatctggtaaggatgccccctgggcgcctccctagggaggtgttccaggcacgtccagctgggaggaggcctcggggaagacccaggactaggtggagggattatatctccaacctggcctgggaacgcctcgggatcccccagtcggagctggttaatgtggctcgggaaagggaagtttggggtcccctgctggagctgctacccccgcgacccgctaccggataagcggaagaagatggatggatggatggaagataggcAAAAGGCCATTGTCCAAATGCATTGGACATAGCAGCAAAATATGCTTCAGATAtagattttgaaataaaaatgactGACATAGTTTGCATTTAGTTATCTGCGCCTTAAACAGAACATGCTTTTTTAGTGTGAAGCTATTGAGTTGTCTGTACAGGATAGGGTCATGACGAACATTACTAATGCtgatcataataataataagttgcAGCCACTAGAGGGCATCCTCAGTCTTGACAAACATTATCTAAAGACCCTTACCTAATTCATGGTGTAGATCGACACAATAGCCTGAGCATGACGTTATGGGTTAGGGTAAAAAAAGAGGTTTATTTGCTGAATCATACTGACAAAAGTGGTtgcacttttctttcttttttaaggcatttttttttttattaatttgctataagtccataataataataataataatgctgttGCATAAAGGCTCTAATATTTTCTAATGTTAATTGCCACTAAAGGGGCATCCTCTGTCTTCCAAAGCTGGtagaataattaaaaaaactgaGGCATGCGATTCAGTGTGAAGCTATATGACTGACAAAGTACACTGTACGTTTTCTCTGTTCAGGATGGTGGCTGCAGTTGCCCAGGAGATGTAGCAAAGGCCTTTGGTAAGTATTCAACCCACAATTGTTCTTTTCATACTTAAATTACTCACATATTGGTTCATACACATGTGCTGCACTGTTCTACAAATCTATCTACATGACTTCTCTGCCTTCGCTCCCCAGGTGCAGGGGCTGACTTTGTAATGATGGGAGGAATGCTTGCAGGCCACGACCAGTGCACCGGAGAGGTCATTGAGAAGAATGGCAAGAAATACAAACTCTTCTATGGCATGAGCTCCGACACCGCCATGAAGCGATACGTGGGTGGAGTTGCTGAGTATAGGTGAGAGACTGATATCATGAATTTGGTTTCATCAGTCAATCAATATGCTTCTAAGGGTTCCTATTCTCCTTGATATATCCTTACGTAAGTATTCAGTTCAATAACTCCTTAGAATATCCTTATTCTtactttctcctctctctgctctgctccCAGGGCGTCTGAGGGGAGGACAGTGGAGGTTCCCTATAGAGGAGATGTGGAGAACACTATCCGAGATGTGTTGGGGGGCCTTCGCTCCACCTGCACCTATGTGGGCGCCGCCAAGCTCAAAGAGTTGAGCAGGAGAACCACCTTCATTCGTGTCACACAACAGTCC
This genomic interval carries:
- the gmpr gene encoding GMP reductase 1 isoform X2, whose amino-acid sequence is MPRVDSDLKLDFKDVLFRPKRSSLKSRSEVDLQRTFTFRNSKQTYTGIPIIAANMDTTGTFEMAQVLSKHVAASSGSGVADLEKLCAILEAVPALKYICLDVANGYSEYFVEFVKTVREKFPKHTIMAGNVVTGEMVEELILSGADIIKVGIGPGSVCTTRIKTGVGYPQLSAVIECADSAHGLKGHIISDGGCSCPGDVAKAFGAGADFVMMGGMLAGHDQCTGEVIEKNGKKYKLFYGMSSDTAMKRYVGGVAEYRASEGRTVEVPYRGDVENTIRDVLGGLRSTCTYVGAAKLKELSRRTTFIRVTQQSSQMFTS
- the gmpr gene encoding GMP reductase 1 isoform X1 produces the protein MPRVDSDLKLDFKDVLFRPKRSSLKSRSEVDLQRTFTFRNSKQTYTGIPIIAANMDTTGTFEMAQVLSKHTLFTAIHKHYSVEDWKNFAANHPECLEHVAASSGSGVADLEKLCAILEAVPALKYICLDVANGYSEYFVEFVKTVREKFPKHTIMAGNVVTGEMVEELILSGADIIKVGIGPGSVCTTRIKTGVGYPQLSAVIECADSAHGLKGHIISDGGCSCPGDVAKAFGAGADFVMMGGMLAGHDQCTGEVIEKNGKKYKLFYGMSSDTAMKRYVGGVAEYRASEGRTVEVPYRGDVENTIRDVLGGLRSTCTYVGAAKLKELSRRTTFIRVTQQSSQMFTS